One stretch of Clupea harengus chromosome 2, Ch_v2.0.2, whole genome shotgun sequence DNA includes these proteins:
- the chpfa gene encoding chondroitin sulfate synthase 2, with protein MRFAKIVGYLKPIGPVVVGISLGFTLSLLSVSWVDDICDPSWKDNAIEEISSQEGDLKAAGKPNSFLEVNEDDEDVQPRIIPYKQVNNEGQVKKPVRTRYASMELGIRENLFAGVLTSKNTINTLGVSVNRTISHHLDMVVFFTGMTNRKTPQGMQVVTHGDERPMWNMYQTIKYILEHFIDEYNWFYLTQDDTYTQADRIKAMVPHLSMNRMLYMGSPEEFIGGKMEGRYCFGGFGYLLSRALLLRLQAFLENCRNDILSARPDEWLGRCIIDYTDTNCVDEHEGLHYDRFEMGKNSDLSKEQSDQFKNTLTVHPVSDPEQMYRLHKHFTEMELQKSYDEIEKIQAEIKNVSVLAFEGNRSAMWPVGVSPPFKPKTRFEVLKWEYFTEDSLYSCLDGSPKCELQGIDKMDVADAIDMAMGELNKKYMPVLHLKKQQLINGYRRFDPTRGMEYTLDLRVEAVTQKGRSRSITKRVHLVRPLSNLEIIPMPYVTEATRIHIILPLTKEDTGLVKLFLEVYGSNGLQKKENAILTILFIYDLLQAQQVSQNDIFADVKAQITSYERKFTGVKVPWISVKTDTPSQIKFMDIISKKHPVDTLFFTATVNTIINTEFLNRCRMNSISNWQVFFPIHFKDFNPDLAYQGQEPPAKIDLVKDAGHFDRNAFDEACFYNSDYMTTRTHLTADLQENEELLETLDFYEMFVKYSGLHVFRAIEPALHQKYVQQACNPHLSEDIYHRCVQSSLEGLGSRTQLALVLFEQEQGNST; from the exons ATGAGGTTCGCCAAGATTGTAGGCTATTTGAAGCCGATCGGGCCAGTTGTTGTCGGTATCTCGTTGGGCTTTACGTTAAGTTTGTTAAGCGTGTCCTGGGTTGATGACATTTGTGACCCGTCTTGGAAAGATAATGCTATCGAAGAAATTTCGTCTCAGGAAGGAGATCTGAAAGCGGCTGGGAAGCCCAATTCATTTCTTGAGGTCAATGAGGATGACGAAGACGTTCAGCCACGAATTATACCTTACAAGCAAGTTAACAATGAAGGACAAGTTAAAAAGCCTGTTCG GACAAGATACGCAAGCATGGAGCTTGGCATCCGAGAGAACCTCTTTGCGGGTGTCCTTACGTCCAAGAACACCATAAACACCCTGGGGGTGTCCGTCAATCGCACCATCAGCCACCACCTGGACATGGTGGTGTTCTTCACTGGCATGACCAACCGCAAGACACCACAGGGCATGCAGGTGGTCACCCACGGCGACGAGCGTCCCATGTGGAACATGTACCAGACCATCAAGTATATCCTGGAGCACTTCATTGATGAGTACAACTGGTTCTACCTCACTCAGGACGACACGTACACCCAGGCGGACCGCATCAAGGCCATGGTGCCTCACCTGAGCATGAACCGCATGCTCTACATGGGCAGCCCCGAGGAGTTCATCGGGGGCAAGATGGAGGGAAGGTACTGCTTCGGGGGGTTCGGCTACCTGCTGTCCCGGGCCCTGCTGCTCCGGCTCCAGGCCTTCCTGGAGAACTGCAGAAACGACATTCTCAGCGCCAGGCCTGACGAGTGGCTGGGGAGGTGCATCATCGATTACACGGACACCAACTGCGTGGATGAGCATGAG GGTCTGCACTACGACCGCTTTGAAATGGGTAAAAACTCTGACCTCAGCAAAGAGCAGAGCGACCAGTTCAAGAACACCCTCACAGTCCACCCCGTCTCTGACCCCGAGCAGATGTACAGACTACACAAGCACTTCACCGAGATGGAGCTGCAAAAATCCTACGACGAGATTGAGAAGATACAG GCCGAAATAAAGAATGTGAGCGTGTTGGCCTTTGAGGGCAACAGAAGTGCCATGTGGCCTGTAGGGGTCAGTCCACCCTTTAAGCCAAAGACTCGTTTTGAGGTCTTGAAGTGGGAGTACTTCACAGAGGACAGCCTCTACTCGTGTCTTGACGGTTCCCCAAAGTGTGAGCTTCAGGGAATCGACAAGATGGACGTGGCCGACGCCATCGACATGGCCATGGGGGAGCTGAACAAGAAGTACATGCCTGTGCTCCACCTGAAGAAGCAGCAGCTCATCAATGGCTACAGGCGCTTCGACCCCACCCGGGGTATGGAGTACACCCTGGACCTGCGGGTGGAGGCGGTCACCCAGAAGGGCAGGAGCCGTTCCATCACTAAGCGCGTCCACTTGGTTCGGCCCCTCAGCAACCTTGAAATCATCCCCATGCCGTACGTCACCGAAGCTACCAGGATCCACATCATTTTGCCTCTGACTAAGGAAGACACGGGCCTAGTAAAACTGTTCCTGGAAGTGTATGGCTCGAATGGTTTACAGAAGAAGGAGAACGCCATCCTGACCATCCTCTTCATCTACGATCTGTTACAGGCTCAGCAAGTGAGCCAGAATGACATTTTTGCCGACGTGAAGGCACAGATCACCTCGTACGAGCGAAAGTTCACAGGGGTCAAAGTTCCCTGGATTAGCGTCAAAACGGACACTCCGTCCCAAATCAAGTTCATGGACATCATCTCCAAGAAGCATCCGGTTGACACGTTGTTCTTCACTGCTACGGTGAACACCATTATCAACACCGAATTCCTCAACCGCTGCCGCATGAACTCCATCAGCAACTGGCAGGTGTTCTTCCCCATCCACTTCAAGGACTTCAACCCTGACCTCGCCTACCAAGGCCAGGAGCCCCCGGCCAAAATCGACCTAGTCAAAGACGCTGGCCACTTCGATCGCAACGCCTTCGACGAGGCCTGCTTCTACAACTCCGACTACATGACCACCCGGACTCACTTGACCGCCGACCTGCAGGAGAACGAGGAGCTCCTGGAGACCCTGGACTTCTACGAGATGTTTGTCAAATACTCTGGCCTGCACGTGTTCCGGGCCATCGAGCCGGCGCTGCACCAGAAGTACGTCCAGCAGGCGTGCAACCCACACCTCAGCGAGGACATCTACCACCGCTGCGTCCAGAGCAGCCTGGAGGGGCTGGGCTCGCGTACCCAGCTGGCTTTAGTATTGTTTGAACAGGAGCAAGGGAACAGTACTTAA
- the wnt6b gene encoding protein Wnt-6 — translation MMIPLSRTQLALFFILLCPVNIIGLWWAVGSPLVMDPNSICRKTKRLAGKQAELCQTQPEIVNEVAKGAKLGVRECQYQFRFRRWNCTSQNKYFGKILQQDIRETAFVYAITAAGVTHTVTQACSMGDLLQCGCEATRSRAPPRPPAVPGGTTEGVKWEWGGCGDDVEFGYEKSKQFMDAKRKKGKSDIRTLIDLHNNEAGRLAVRNYMRTECKCHGLSGSCTLRTCWKKMPHFREVGDRLLERFNGASKVMGGNDGKTLIPVGQNIKPPDKQDLIYSAESPDFCLPNRKTGSLGTRGRMCNSTAMDMSGCDLLCCERGYREETVVFEENCLCRFHWCCVVQCKKCLVRKELSLCH, via the exons ATGATGATTCCACTCTCCCGAACACAGCTTGCTCTGTTTTTTATTCTCCTTTGTCCGGTTAACATAATCGGATTGTGGTG GGCAGTGGGGAGTCCGCTGGTCATGGACCCCAACAGCATCTGCAGGAAGACCAAACGGCTGGCCGGCAAACAGGCAGAGCTGTGCCAGACTCAGCCAGAGATCGTCAACGAGGTCGCCAAGGGCGCCAAGCTGGGCGTAAGGGAATGCCAGTACCAGTTTCGTTTTCGCCGCTGGAATTGCACCAGCCAGAACAAGTACTTTGGCAAAATCCTGCAACAAG ACATCCGGGAGACTGCGTTTGTGTACGCCATCACGGCGGCAGGCGTGACACACACTGTGACGCAGGCCTGCAGCATGGGCGATCTGCTGCAGTGTGGCTGCGAGGCGACCCGGAGCCGGGCACCCCCACGCCCCCCCGCCGTCCCCGGCGGCACCACCGAGGGGGTCAAGTGGGAGTGGGGCGGCTGCGGTGACGACGTGGAGTTCGGCTACGAGAAGTCTAAGCAGTTCATGGACGCCAAGAGGAAGAAAGGCAAGAGCGACATCAGGACCCTCATCGACCTTCACAACAATGAGGCAGGACGTCTG GCGGTGAGGAACTACATGCGGACCGAGTGCAAGTGTCACGGGCTGTCCGGCTCCTGCACGCTGCGCACCTGCTGGAAGAAGATGCCCCACTTCCGCGAGGTGGGCGACCGGCTGCTGGAGCGCTTCAACGGCGCCTCCAAGGTGATGGGCGGCAACGACGGCAAGACCCTCATCCCGGTGGGCCAGAACATCAAGCCGCCGGACAAGCAGGACCTCATCTACTCCGCCGAGTCGCCCGACTTCTGCCTGCCCAACCGCAAGACGGGCTCGCTAGGCACGCGCGGCCGCATGTGCAACAGCACGGCCATGGACATGAGCGGCTGCGACCTGCTCTGCTGCGAGCGCGGCTACCGTGAGGAGACGGTGGTCTTCGAGGAGAACTGCCTCTGCCGCTTCCACTGGTGCTGCGTGGTGCAGTGCAAGAAGTGTCTGGTGCGCAAGGAGCTCAGCCTGTGCCACTAG